One stretch of Toxoplasma gondii ME49 chromosome XI, whole genome shotgun sequence DNA includes these proteins:
- a CDS encoding M phase phosphoprotein MPP10, putative (encoded by transcript TGME49_311410), translating to MARAHIATGASPSPASAPLDSCTADCRPDRDGPFIKAAWNEEGWLETAARQPLFLLLKDGESRTHRQRALEMTLGHLDDLVETTTGGQSGGQASQAYRGSGHRSFTSLLLRNSRRGKESGSEDGVLQREGERSYSKSDVPESSDSDADEAEDGQHCQSGVSVQQVWALVDTEGKRLLRRLRRKVNDLHASEMTSRRGLKRSRKQRNKEDRGVTDAAADASGFFHDAAEGRQWKERFLWLLPEDAEETDQEVDFNSEEAEDHRGQDEEDQREGDEEEEEGIDDAEGYPEKQSRTNAEAASEEASSDSEAGDSTEPGGTSEGGDDKKDDDPFFSMEEMQRFVLQEEEKELRRLNAEKKGPLDPAGETDEEEASDEDDLCWEEPGDDDDEARNMKFSDFFDDPVSGKLEKEDDSSFGKEKKRKTHLDEENSQEGDDSADEEKGFIFEEGEMDEEERRLQCELDRLERRLREEEKDKQRQQKGQGDRDSTDVEEDDSDDASSSLADSAEEERSPQDGRSLRNASLREVMARSTSLQSDIDKLERELVSKKAWNLQGEAWAKQRPRNALLDIGPLDLPLLGASVKDEKVMEGDGLGKLGEGDDEQDEAQKISKLSEYIENVVRRRIDENLFDDVVRRAVVPPNKASHQKDDPGAELDMEKSKVGLGDLYAIEYEKQVLGGEAGGSGKMSAEEKQKAELLEMFGSLMYKLDCLSNMSFRPAPAAVAEKAKLGGGDGIAAVQVEEAVPVLLSGAMRKAPEELRKASKDKEKDEMTQAERKAERRNKKERRRKRVLGQVRRGELTKEGLKERETKLAAKNKEQKANKLNKKQTGLTQQEALAELRKNQRRVKVQELLSDAMKAMRKERRQKAGA from the coding sequence ATGGCGCGCGCACATATCGCCACGGGCGCCAGCCCCTCTCCGGCTTCGGCGCCTCTAGATTCTTGCACGGCGGACTGCCGTCCTGATAGAGACGGGCCTTTTATAAAGGCCGCCTGGAACGAGGAGGGATGGCTTGAGACAGCTGCAAGGcagcctctctttcttctgctgaaGGATGGGGAAAGTCGCACACACCGGCAGAGAGCTCTTGAGATGACACTCGGCCATCTCGACGATTTAGTGGAGACAACGACGGGCGGCCAATCTGGGGGCCAGGCGAGTCAGGCGTACAGGGGTTCCGGTCACAGATCTTTCACTTCCCTTCTTTTGCGGAAttcgaggagaggaaaggagagcggCAGTGAGGACGGCGTTCTTCagcgggaaggagagagaagttaCAGCAAGAGCGACGTTCCTGAGTCGAGTGACAGCGATGctgacgaagcagaggacggACAGCATTGCCAGAGTGgcgtgtctgtacagcagGTATGGGCACTCGTAGACACAGAAGGGAAGCGTTTGCTCCGGAGGTTGAGGAGGAAAGTGAATGACTTGCATGCGTCAGAAATGACAAGCCGTCGTGGGCTGAAGAGAAGtaggaaacagaggaacaAGGAAGACCGCGGCGTgacagacgcagcagctGATGCATCCGGTTTTTTCCACGATGCCGCAGAAGGCAGACAGTGGAAAGAACGTTTCCTCTGGCTCTTAcctgaagacgcagaagaaacagatcAAGAGGTTGACTTCAAttcagaagaagcggaggatCACAGAGGGCAAGATGAAGAGGATCAACGGGAAGGAgatgaggaggaggaagagggaatAGACGACGCTGAAGGCTACCCGGAGAAACAGTCAAGAACCAATGCGGAAGCTGCATCAGAGGAAGCGTCCTCGGATTcggaagcaggagacagcaCCGAGCCAGGCGGTACCTCAGAGGGAGGGGACGATAAGAAGGACGATGACCCTTTCTTTTCCATGGAGGAGATGCAACGTTTTGTTCttcaagaagaagagaaggaactcaGAAGGCTGaatgcggagaagaaagggccGCTTGATCCCGCAGGTGAAacagatgaggaagaagccagTGACGAGGATGACCTGTGTTGGGAGGAACCGGGAGATGATGACGACGAAGCAAGGAATATGAAGTTTTCAGATTTTTTTGATGACCCTGTCTCTGGTAAGCTAGAGAAGGAGGACGATTCTTCGTttggaaaggagaaaaaaaggaaaacgcacCTGGATGAAGAGAATTCACAGGAAGGTGACGACTCCGctgacgaagagaagggcTTCATTTTTGAGGAAGGTGAAatggacgaagaagaaaggcgcctCCAGTGTGAACTAGATCGCCTGGAACGCCGTCTgcgggaagaggaaaaagacaagcagCGCCAGCAGAAAGGTCAGGGCGACCGTGACAGCACTGATGTGGAAGAGGATGACAGCGATGATGCATCTAGCTCACTGGCTGACAGTGCTGAGGAGGAACGCAGCCCGCAAGACGGTAGGAGTCTTCGAAACGCATCTCTTCGTGAAGTTATGGCCAGGTCTACATCTCTGCAAAGTGACATTGACAAGCTAGAACGGGAGCTCGTTTCCAAGAAGGCATGGAATCTCCAGGGAGAGGCGTGGGCGAAACAGCGGCCTCGAAATGCGCTTCTGGATATCGGTCCTCTAGATCTGCCTCTTCTGGGTGCCTCTGTGAAGGATGAGAAAGTAATGGAGGGTGACGGCCTGGGCAAGCTAGGTGAAGGCGACGATGAACAGGACGAGGCACAAAAGATCAGCAAGCTCAGTGAGTACATTGAGAATGTTGTGAGACGTCGCATCGACGAAAACCTCTTTGACGATGTCGTTCGACGCGCAGTTGTGCCTCCGAACAAAGCGTCGCACCAGAAAGACGACCCAGGAGCGGAACTCGACATGGAGAAGAGCAAAGTCGGCCTTGGGGACCTGTATGCTATTGAATATGAGAAGCAAGTCCTCGGAGGGGAGGCAGGAGGAAGTGGGAAGATGTcagctgaagagaagcagaaggcagaaCTTTTGGAAATGTTTGGATCGCTGATGTATAAACTAGACTGCCTGAGCAATATGAGCTTCCGGCCAGCTCCGGCTGCTGTAGCGGAGAAAGCCAAGTTAGGAGGTGGAGATGGCATTGCGGCTGTACAGGTGGAAGAGGCTGTGCCTGTGCTCCTTAGTGGTGCGATGAGGAAGGCTCCAGAGGAACTGAGGAAGGCGTCGAAGGacaaggagaaggacgagatgACGCAAGCAGAACGCAAGGCCGAACGGCGAAACAAGAAGGAGCGGCGTCGAAAACGTGTTCTAGGACAAGTAAGACGTGGAGAGTTGACGAAAGAGGGGCTAAAGGAGAGGGAAACCAAGCTTGCGGCGAAGAACAAAGAACAGAAGGCGAATAAACTTAACAAGAAGCAAACTGGACTAACTCAGCAAGAAGCCCTTGCGGAACTGAGAAAGAACCAGAGACGAGTCAAGGTTCAAGAACTTCTTAGTGATGCCATGAAAGCGATGCGGAAGGAACGCCGTCAAAAGGCCGGTGCTTGA
- a CDS encoding hypothetical protein (encoded by transcript TGME49_311420~Predicted trans-membrane domain (TMHMM2.0):19-37:48-71:85-108:120-143): protein MRATVEAKPGHGTGMGLDKRIPFVAAQAILLLCFTVAKERSKHPSCHRLDVWLGSCNWIFGTMVLLQGVQIHRSNTALPGRIDRALATMLKFVTGVMGCVGLVGLGLTANSSKCSTASPFLWWTSFTIAWLVLLCLVLHGCAWLSRRNPATPSQKFAGDTVYLTMGWTDEDLEYNYDGNVNVAGAPNAL, encoded by the exons ATGAGAGCCACTGTTGAAGCAAAACCTGGGCACGGTACAGGAATGGGTCTCGATAAGAGGATCCCTTTTGTCGCAGCCCAGgcgattcttcttctttg CTTCACGGTTGCcaaggaaagaagcaagcATCCATCATGTCACCGCCTGGATGTGTGGCTTGGTTCGTGTAATTGGATATTCGGGACAATGGTGCTACTGCAGGGCGTTCAG ATTCATAGGAGCAATACTGCGTTGCCAGGTCGAATTGATAGAGCACTAGCCACGATGCTT AAATTCGTTACGGGCGTGATGGGCTGTGTTGGACTCGTTGGCCTTG GACTGACAGCGAATTCAAGCAAATGCTCGACAGCGAGTCCTTTTTTATGGTGGACGTCTTTTACAATCGCGTGGCTGGTTTTACTCTGTTTGGTTCTACACGGCTGCGCGTGGCTCTCGCGCCGAAACCCAGCAACGCCATCACAAAAGTTCGCGGGAGACACAGTCTATCTCACCATG GGGTGGACGGACGAGGATCTTGAGTACAACTACGATGGGAATGTCAATGTTGCTGGAGCGCCCAACGCGCTATGA
- a CDS encoding hypothetical protein (encoded by transcript TGME49_311425), producing MLAFCVKFGKVLPLMYRTARTDDPSDAGRYSTKCLNENYQRSSLCPPPYTRKTERSKTWTDSTDASEECHECDDTLSPVPKDLKRTTR from the exons ATGTTAG CCTTCTGCGTCAAATTCGGCAAAGTCTTGCCACTCATGTACAGGACTGCGAGGACTGACGACCCGTCAGACGCGGGCAGATATTCGACGAAATGTTTAAACGAAAATTATCAGAGGTCAAGTTTATGTCCACCGCCTTacacgagaaaaacggaacgaTCAAAGACTTGGACAGACTCGACAG ATGCAAGCGAAGAATGCCACGAATGCGACGATACATTAAGTCCCGTCCCCAAAGACTTGAAAAGAACAACACGCTGA
- a CDS encoding fibrillarin (encoded by transcript TGME49_311430~Product name based on PMID:15686554.), with translation MRGGFRGGGGRGGSGGGRGGGRGGGRGGGGGFKASRGGGRGGRGGGRGGGGRGRGGRGGLGGKGGPQKVLVVPHRFEGIFMSKGKADSLVTRNMVPGESVYGEKRLEVAEESGEKIEYRVWNPFRSKLGATIVGGVANMPIKPGSKVLYLGAANGTTVSHVSDIVGPEGVVYAVEFSHRSGRDLTNMAKKRQNIVPIVEDARQPLKYRMLVGMVDVIFADVAQPDQSRIVALNAHHFLKAGGWFVISIKANCVDSTAKPEAVFAAEVDKLRKEKCKPKEQLTLEPYHRDHAVVIGQYRVSKKKD, from the exons ATGAGAG GCGGCTTcagaggcggcggaggtCGCGGAGGTTCTGGTGGCGGGAGAGGAGGTGGTCGAG GGGGAGgccgaggaggcggcggaggtTTCAAAGCCAGCCGTGgcggaggacgaggaggtAGAGGCGGTGGCAggggaggaggcggaagaggacgTGGAGGCCGAGGTGGCCTCGGCGGTAAAGGCGGACCGCAGAAGGTGCTTGTCGTTCCCCACAGATTCGAGGGTATATTCATGTCCAAAGGAAAAGCTGACTCTCTTGTCACTCGAAACATGGTTCCCGGGGAATCGGTCtacggagaaaaacgcctAGAGGTTGCGGAGGAGTCGGGAGAAAAGATTGAATATCGCGTGTGGAACCCTTTCAGATCGAAGCTTGGAGCTACAATTGTTGGTGGTGTGGCAAACATGCCAATCAAGCCCGGCAGCAAGGTCCTATACTTGGGTGCTGCCAACGGCACTACAGTTTCACATGTCTCTGACATTGTTGGGCCCGAAGGTGTGGTCTACGCTGTTGAGTTTTCCCATCGCTCAGGACGTGACCTGACGAAtatggcgaagaagaggcaaaatATCGTCCCCATTGTTGAAGACGCTCGCCAGCCGCTGAAGTATCGCATGCTGGTTGGCATGGTTGACGTCATTTTTGCTGACGTCGCGCAGCCAGATCAGTCCCGTATCGTTGCCTTGAATGCTCACCATTTCCTGAAGGCTGGAGGTTGGTTTGTCATTTCCATTAAAGCAAACTGTGTAGATTCCACTGCAAAGCCTGAGGCCGTCTTCGCCGCCGAAGTGGATAAACTGAGAAAGGAAAAGTGCAAACCCAAAGAGCAGCTCACGCTTGAGCCATACCATAGAGATCATGCTGTCGTTATTGGCCAGTACAGAGTgtcaaagaagaaggatTAG
- the SRS50 gene encoding SAG-related sequence SRS50 (encoded by transcript TGME49_311440~Gene product name based on ToxoDB Community Expert Annotation.~Signal peptide predicted by SignalP 2.0 HMM (probability 0.991) with cleavage site probability 0.790 at residue 28) — translation MARLHRGYRRGCLSPCLARLFFLPLVAAFFETGSKSVVTRSEPSEHERTGGVVGQSVTCTSSVYGPFHVVLEPFEGRNSFSIACADGGVLVPSADVFTHSFCSVLTSLQACFSEGPDYRGPEFFDDFSSTWWEGDPTKPHEGMTFTIPLSVFPAETKTIKLGCLYIRTKNICRVVVSARKKLVPVTGVVQTKSSGTVARTGSSATFLKSVVLAIMAAVL, via the coding sequence ATGGCGCGTCTTCACAGAGGATACCGGCGGGGTTGCTTAAGCCCTTGCTTGgctcgtctttttttcttgccCCTCGTGGCCGCTTTCTTTGAGACGGGCAGTAAATCTGTGGTAACTAGGTCCGAACCGAGCGAACATGAAAGGACTGGGGGTGTGGTAGGCCAGTCTGTAACATGCACATCGTCTGTCTATGGTCCCTTTCATGTCGTCCTCGAACCCTTTGAGGGCCGCAATTCCTTTTCAATCGCCTGTGCTGATGGAGGCGTTCTCGTCCCCTCTGCCGACGTGTTCACTCATAGCTTTTGTTCTGTTCTTACGTCTTTACAAGCTTGTTTTAGCGAGGGTCCAGATTACCGCGGTCCAGAGTTCTTCGACGATTTCTCCAGCACTTGGTGGGAAGGAGATCCCACGAAACCCCACGAAGGGATGACCTTCACTATTCCGCTCAGTGTATTTCCAGCAGAAACAAAAACTATCAAGCTAGGGTGTTTATACATTCGGACCAAGAACATCTGCCGGGTTGTTGTgtcagcgaggaagaagttgGTGCCCGTGACGGGTGTCGTACAAACAAAGTCTAGCGGCACTGTGGCTCGTACGGGGTCATCAGCAACATTCCTGAAGAGCGTAGTGTTGGCCATCATGGCTGCCGTTTTATGA
- a CDS encoding zinc finger, c2h2 type domain-containing protein (encoded by transcript TGME49_311450) produces the protein MDETDNPPNCIRSQETLALPRVYMCQVAGCGARFRKAAHLRRHAAVHTEERPFSCPCCSASFKRDEHLRRHITIRHRGDSRMLPKALGCTEERNSPTSDPHCRNSLNEGLTEHIQNRSVYSTGVSARHVEEDRTRHMPGEQQARPTAEQGVDTVRLPHEACLLSGKRLTNDTEADATAPKCLDESKRLSRESHANSTELSIAGAPCLTDKTRESDARPFVCDKCGKSFTLKQHLRRHEKSHVGRHTCEQCGAVFAKKHQIRWHMLEHVMTDSARRKGRQADARKEVLENPLAAGGAENGHEEDSLSPFMPEKHVPCKADESLQAVGFPCPHKDCDMVFLTRGQLYRHLRRVRERSCDYTCETCSETFVRFSSLVTHRRVAHPTNVHICETCNKRYSRLSRLREHIRKRHGAEDRCLAEEGNRSDNELRERDIEDSQDCSCPCPHPSCGAFFSTVRPSRSPR, from the exons aTGGACGAAACAGACAACCCTCCGAATTGTATCCGCTCTCAGGAGACGCTCGCCTTGCCGCGAGTGTACATGTGTCAGGTCGCAGGATGCGGTGCGCGCTTTCGAAAGGCTGCACATCTTCGGCGCCACGCGGCTGTCCACACCGAAGAG CGCCCGTTCAGCTGCCCCTGTTGTTCCGCCTCTTTCAAAAGAGACGAACACCTGCGTCGTCATATAACGATACGCCatcgcggagacagccggaTGCTTCCGAAGGCGCTGGGATgcacagaagaacgaaacagCCCTACATCTGATCCTCATTGCCGAAACTCTCTAAATGAGGGTTTGACTGAACATATCCAGAATCGTAGTGTCTATTCTACAGGCGTAAGTGCACGACACGTAGAGGAGGACCGCACACGCCACATGCCCGGCGAACAGCAGGCCAGACCTACGGCGGAACAAGGCGTCGACACTGTACGTTTGCCACATGAAGCTTGTCTTCTAAGTGGCAAAAGGCTGACAAATGATACAGAAGCCGATGCAACAGCCCCCAAATGTCTGGACGAATCGAAGAGGCTTTCACGTGAAAGTCACGCAAACAGCACTGAGCTTTCGATAGCGGGGGCACCTTGCCTGACCGACAAAACGCGGGAGTCAGATGCCCGGCCGTTCGTCTGTGACAAATGTGGCAAATCGTTCACTCTAAAACAGCACCTTCGACGCCACGAGAAAAGCCATGTCGGGCGCCATACATGTG AGCAATGTGGCGCAGTATTTGCAAAGAAGCATCAGATCCGGTGGCACATGCTGGAACACGTGATGACAGACAGCGCTCGACGGAAAGGGAGGCAAGCAGACGCAAGAAAAGAGGTCTTGGAAAACCCTCTCGCGGCAGGTGGTGCTGAAAACGGACATGAGGAagactctctctccccgttcaTGCCAGAAAAACATGTCCCCTGTAAAGCGGATGAGTCACTTCAAGCAGTGGGGTTCCCCTGCCCACACAAGGACTGTGACATGGTCTTCCTCACGCGCGGTCAGCTGTACCGACACCTGAGAAGAGTTCGCGAAA GATCCTGCGACTACACCTGCGAGACGTGCTCGGAGACATTTGTGCGGTTTTCGTCCCTGGTGACGCATCGACGCGTCGCCCACCCGACAAATGTTCACATCTGCGAAACATGCAATAAA CGCTACTCAAGATTATCCCGTCTTCGAGAACACATAAGG AAACGGCACGGCGCCGAGGACCGGTGTCTagcggaggaaggaaaccGCTCAGACAACGAACTGAGGGAACGGGACATCGAAGACTCTCAGGACTGTTCTTGTCCGTGCCCGCACCCCAGCTGCGgcgcctttttctccactgtACGTCCCAGCCGTTCTCCACGGTGA
- a CDS encoding hypothetical protein (encoded by transcript TGME49_311460~Signal peptide predicted by SignalP 2.0 HMM (probability 0.950) with cleavage site probability 0.421 at residue 27): MSLCLSTAPSTFSLVSVLSPVFSGSGGRDVSSSALNQGVSSLSPSVASPVQAQVSSRPREQERPSKEVAPSREVHPPAFSHAACPSEDDRQLRLPAESITFANPEVLLFKRSRGRGEANKQDEKVNRGGKEGEAGDCSASCPLVWHGSARLVSQPLSPLTPANDEAG; the protein is encoded by the coding sequence atgtctctctgtctgtccacTGCTCCAAGCACATTCAGCTtagtttctgttctctctccagtcttctcTGGGTCTGGCGGCCGCGACGTCTCATCTTCGGCTCTCAACCAAGGCGTTTCCTCCCTGTCCCCTTCGGTTGCGTCCCCTGTGCAGGCGCAAGTATCCTCCAGGCCAAGAGAGCAAGAACGTCCGTCGAAAGAAGTTGCGCCATCCAGGGAAGTACACCCACCGGctttttcgcatgcagcgtGCCCTTCCGAAGATGACCGGCAACTTCGACTCCCAGCAGAGAGTATCACCTTCGCAAATCCTGAGGTTCTCCTTTTCAAACGTTcacgagggagaggagaagccaACAAACAAGACGAAAAAGTCAACAGGGGAggcaaggaaggagaggcgggagaTTGTTCTGCTTCATGTCCGCTTGTGTGGCACGGATCAGCCAGGCTCGTGTCACAGCCGCTCTCTCCGTTGACACCGGCAAACGATGAGGCGGGATGA